From Micromonospora auratinigra:
GAAGTCGCACTCGGCGGCGATCTGCGAGCGGAACGGGCTGGGGTCGAAGAAGCTGATCCGCCGGGTGGCGGTCCGCCCCTCGGTGATGGTCTTCCAGAACCGGTCCCGGGTGGTGCCACCGGGGGCGACGACGCCGACCCCGGTGACCACCGTGCGCCGGCCGGTCACGACGATTCCCGTGGCGCGGGCGGGCCGGCCTCGGTGTCGACGTGACCCAGCTCGGGGCGGGGGGCGAGCGGTCCGAGATGGAACACCACCTCGGCCGGTTCGTCGCCGGTGTTGCGCAGCCGGTGCCGGACGTCGCGGGCGACGAAGAGGCCCTGCCCGGCGGCGAGCGGCACCGGCCGGTCGTCCAGGTCGACGGTGATCGCGCCCCGGCAGACGTAGAGGAACTCCTCGCTGTACGGGTGGTAGTGCTCGGCGATCCGCTCCCCCGGCTGCAGGGTGGCCACGCCCATGAAGCCCGAGGTGCTGCCGACGGTCTTCGGGCCCAGCAGCACCCGCAGCTCGCCGCCGCGCCGGCGGTCGGCGGGGACGTCGCCGGCGGCGACCGGGGCGGTGGTGGTGTCACTCATCGCCGGCCTCCGCGTACCGCCGCTCGACGCGCTCCTTGATGACCGCGAGCTGCACCGCGCTGTTGCGGTTGATCCGGGCGGTCATGCCGGCGTTGTCCAGCGGCGCGTCCCGCTTCATGGCGAAGTCCTGCACCCAGGTCATCCGGGTGCCACCGGGGATCTCGGCGTAGTGCCAGTGGATGTGCATGTACTCGAACGGCCCGGTCTCCACCCGGCGGGCGTGCACCTGGCGGGTGGCCGGATCGGCGGTGCGTTCGCTGACCCAGCTCCACGCCACCCCGTTCTCGTCGGGGTGCATGGTCAGCCGGAACCGCACGGTGTCACCCTCACGGTGCAGGATCTCGGCCACCGCGTACTCGGTGAACAGCTCGGTCCACCGGGCGACGTCGTTGGTGATCTCCCAGACCAGCGGCAGCGGCGCGGCGATGTCGACCGCGTTCTCGGTGTGTCCGGGCGGGTCGGCCGCGCGGGCCACCAGGTCGGCCACGCCGTCGATGCTCAACTGCCCGGCCTGTTCGGGGATCTTCACCCGCCACCGGTCCGCGACGACCGCGGAGAGTTCGAGCAGGGCGAGCGAGTCCATCCCGAGTTCCTCCAGGCTGGCCGCCGGGGTCCGGGCGGCGGCATCGGCGTCCAGGCCACAGTGGGTGACCAGGATGTCGGTGATCTCGCTGGCGAGCGGTCGGTCGGGGGCCAGGGTCATCAGGTCCTCCAGGCGGTCGGGCCGGCGGCGGGCACGGCGGTGACGGGGCTACGGCCGGCCGGGTCGGCGTCGGCGCGGGCGGTGGGCAGGGGCTCGGTGGGTACGGCGTCGGCGGTGGCGGCGGTGGGAGCGGCGGCCGCGACGGCCCCGGCCGGCGCGGTCCCGGTGGCGGTCGGCTGGGCCGCACCGGCGGCGGAGGGCTCGCCACCGGCCGGCGGGGTCGCCGCGAGCAGCCGCTCCACCAGGGCGGTGGTGTGCCGCGCGGCCCGGAACGCCGGGTCCCGCAGCACCCGCCGGGCGAAGCCGATGGTGGTCCGGACGCCCGGGCCGGCCACGTCGAACTCGGCGAGCGCGCGGTCCAGGCGGGCCAGCGCGCCGTCGCGGTCCGGGGCCCAGACGGCCACCTTGGCCAGCAGCGAGTCGTAGTGCGGGCTGACCAGGTAGCCGACGTGGCCGTGGGTGTCGACCCGGGTGAACGGGCCGCCCGGGGGCCGGAACCGGTCGAGCCGGCCGGGCGCGGGGGCGAAGTCCCGCTCCGGGTCCTCCACGTTGACCCGGCACTCCACCGCCACCCCGTGCAGCCGGACGTCGGACTGCCGCAGCCGCAGCGGCGTGCCGGCGGCGACGTACAGCTGCTCGTGCACCAGGTCGATCCCGGTGACCAGCTCGGTGACCGGGTGCTCCACCTGGATCCGGCAGTTGATCTCCAGAAAGTGGCACTCCTGCGCCTCGTCGACGAGGAACTCGACAGTGCCCGCCCCGGTGAAGCCGACCGCCAGGGCGCCGCGCAGCGCCGTCTCGGCGAGGGTGTCCAGGGTGGCCGGGCGCAGCGCCGGGGCCGGGGCCTCCTCGACGAGCTTCTGGTGCCGGCGCTGCACCGAGCAGTCCCGGGTGCCCAGGTGCACGCCGTTGCCGTGGCCGTCGCAGAGCACCTGCACCTCGACGTGCCGGGCGTCGGTGAGGTACCGCTCGACGTACACCCGGTCGTCACCGAAGGCGACCTGGGCGGCGGCCCGGGTGCGGGCGTACGCGCGGGGCAGCTCGGCGGCGGAGCGGACCACGGTCATCCCGCGTCCGCCCCCGCCGGCGGCGGCCTTGACGATCACCGGGTAGCCGACCGTCGCGGCCACCTCCAGCGCGTCCGCGACCGTCGGCAGGGTCCGTACGCTGCCCGGCGGCAGCGGCAGGCCGGCCTCGCTCATCAGCGCGCGGGCGGTGGACTTGTCCGCCAGCGCCGCCATCACCTGCGGCGGCGGGCCGACGAAGACCAGCCCGTTCTCCGCGCAGATCTCGGCGAAGTCGGCGTCCTCGGAGAGGAAACCGTAGCCCGGGTGCACCGCCTGGGCACCGGTCTGCCGGGCGGCCTCGACGATCGCGGCGGCGTTGAGGTAGCTCTGCCGGCTGGCCGCCGGGCCGATCCGGACCGTCTCGTCGGCCAGCCGTACCGGCAGCGAGTCGGCGTCGGCGGTGGAGTGCACCACCACCGTGCGCACGCCGAGTTCCCGGCAGGCCCGCAGCACCCGCAGCGCGATCTCGCCCCGGTTGGCGATGAGCACCTTCTCGAACATCTACTCGCCCCGGCCGTGCAGCGGCGCCAGGGCGATCAGCGGCTGGTCGTACTCGACCGGCTTGCCGTCCTCCACCAGCACCTCGACCACCCGTCCGGCCTGGTCGGCGGCGACCTCGTTCATCAACTTCATCGCCTCGACGATGCCGATGACCTGACCGGGCCGGACCACGTCACCGACCGCCACGAACGGCGCCGCGCCCGGCTCCGGGGCCCGGTAGAAGGTGCCCACCACGGGCGCCCGCACGGCGAGCCGCTCCGCCGCCGGCTCGCGCGGTGGCTCCGCCGCCGGTTCCGCGGCAGCCCGGGGCGCCGGGGTCGCCGGCCCGTGCCACTCCACCTCCAGGACCGTCTCGCCGCTGCGCAACCGGACCCGGCGGACCGGTCCGGCCAGTTCGGCGACGAGCTGGCGGGCCTGCCGGCGCAGCCCGGCCAGCACCGCGTCGGGGTCGTGCGCCGCGCTCATGGCCTCATCTCCGTTCGGGTCTGCGCCGCCGCGGCGACGCCGTCGGGCGCGCGGTCGCTCTCGGCCCCGTCGGCCGGACCACCCACGGTGGACCGGGCCGCGCCGTAGCGGCGGAAACGCTGCCGGCGCCGGCGGACCAGGGTGGCCGGTGGCACGTCGAGCAGGCCGGCGAGGTTCGCCGTGACCGCCCGGCGCAGCAGGTCGGCGGCGGCCACCGGGTCGGCGTGCGCGGCGGGCGCCGGTTCGGGCACCACCTCGTCGACCACGCCGAGCCGGCACAGGTCACCGGCGGTCAGCCGGAGGGCGCGGGCCGCCTGCGGGGCGGCGGAGCTGTCCGGCCAGAGGATCGCGGCGCAGCCCTCCGGGCTGATCACCGAGTAGACGGCGTGTTCGAGCATCAGCACCCGGTCGGCCACCGCGAGGGCCAGCGCCCCACCGCTGCCGCCCTCACCGGTGACCACCGCCACCACGGGCGTCGGCAGCACGCTCAGCGCGAGGATGTTCTCGGCGATCGCCGCCGCCTGGCCCTGCTGCTCCGCGCCCACCCCCGGGTCGGCGCCGGGGGTGTCCACCAGGGTCACCACGGGCAGGCCGAGCCGGGCGGCCAGGCGCATCAGGCGCAGCGCCTTGCGGTGCCCGGCCGGGCTGGCCATGCCGAAGTTGCGGGCCACCAGCTCGGCGGTGGTGTGTCCCTTCTGGTGGCCGATCACCATCACCGGCCGGCCGTCCAGGCGCGCCAGGCCGCCCACCACCGCCGGGCAGTCCGCGCCGAGCCGGTCGCCGTGCAGCTCGACGAACCCGTCGAAGGCGGTCTCCAGGTAGTCCAGGGTGCTCGGGCGGCCGGGGTGGCGGGCCACCCGGACCGTCTCCCAGGCGTCCCGGCCCGGGCCGGGCACCGTCGCCGGCGCGGCGACGCCGGCCGGTCGCGGCGACCGCCGGGCCGGCTCCTGCCGGGGTACGCCGGCACGGCGGCCGCCCCGCGCCGCGGCCAGCAGCGCGCTCAGCCGGCCGCGCAGCGCGTGCCGCGGCACCACCATGTCGACCTGCCCGTGCCGGAGCAGGAACTCGGCGGTCTGGAACCCCTCGGGCAGGGTGCCGCCGGTGACCTGCCGGATCACCCGGGGGCCGGCGAAGCCCATCCGGGCGCCGCTCTCGGCGAGCACCAGGTCGGTGTTGGTGGCGAAGGACGCGGCCACCCCGCCGTAGGTGGGGTCGGTGACGACGCTGACCGTGAGCAGTCCCGCCTCGCGCAGCCCGGCGATCGCCTGGCTGACCGTGGCCATCTGCATCAGCGACAGCGCGCCCTCCTGCATGCGCGCGCCGCCGGAGGCGGTGACCAGCACCAGGGGCAGCTCGTCGGCGAGCGCCCGCTCGGCGGTCCGGGTGATCAGCTCGCCGACCGCGCAGCCGAGGCTGCCGCCGAGGAACCGGAAGTCCATCACCGCCAGGGCCACCGGGTGCCCGCCGATGCGCGCGGTGCCGCAGAGCACCGCCTCGTCCAGCCCGGTGCCGGCGCGGGCCGCGCTGAGCCGGTGCGGGTACGGCAGGGTGTCGACGAAGCCGATCGGGTCCACCCGGGGCGCGCGGTCCGGCAGCGGGCGGAACGAGTCCGGGTCGGTCAGCTGGGCCACCCGGTCGGGGGCCTCCAGCCGGGCGTGCGAGCCGCATTCGGGGCAGACGTCGAGGTTGCGGCGCAGCCGCTTGCGGTAGAGCAGCGAGGAACAGCCGCCGCAGCGCGACCAGAGCTGCTCGTCACGGGGCGCGGTGGTGGTCACGACCGCCGTCCCGGGGCGTCGTACCGGTAGAAGCAGTGCGCCATCGCGTCCCGGGGCGACCGCCAGGTCGGCAGGTACGGCGAGATGTACGGCCGCAACTGCTCGCTGATCCGGACGAACTCGGGGTGGCCGCGCGCCTCCTCCACCGCCCCCTCGGTGGCGCGCTCCGTCTCCAGCAGGTGCACGTAGAGGTCGTGCAGCCGGTAGAGCGAACGGTGCCGGACACCGACCAGGCCGGGCAGGTCGGTCGCGTCGGACTCGGCGAAGATCTCGGCGACCCGGTCCTCGGCGGTCGGCAGCACCTTGGCGACGATGAGCGAGCGATCCATGGACGGCCTCCCCTGGGCGGCGTCGGCGGAGGCGGGTGCCACCGCTGCGCCGGTCGACTGCCGCCACCGTGCCGCCGGGACCGTCAACGCGGCGTCACCTGATCGCCATCCACTCCGGATCGTCGTGACGCTGCGTTGACGCAAACTGTGTGCGAGTTATGGGAAGGTCATCTTCCGGCTTCGCATGTCGACACTTACTCGCAGTTCAGCGCGGGTTTCTGGGATGCTTCCAGTCAGCGTCGCATTACCGACGAGATGTTGACCCAGTGTAATCACGGTTGCTAATCTCCGTCCGGTCAGCCCGGTTCCGGCGGCGTCGTGGCCGCCGGCGGCGAGGCCGCTGCGACACCGCGGTCGCGGACCGCCGAGCCGGACATCAGCTGACGGTCGGGACATGGGTTCCGGTGCAGGGGGTGCGCCCGTGACCGCTCGATCGAGGACGCCCACGGCGGGCGGCGCCACCCCCCGGGTGTCGCTGCACCTGCTCGGCGGCTTCCGGCTGCTGCACGACGACGCCCCGGTGGTGGTGCCCCGGGGCCTGCAACGCGTCATCGCGCTGATCGGACTGCGCCCGTCGGCGACCCGTAGCCACCTGGCCGGCCTGCTCTGGCCGGAGACGCCGGAGGAACGGGCGCTGTCGTCGCTGCGTACCGCCCTGTGGCGGCTGCGCCAGGACCCCTGCTGCCCGCTGCACACCGACGGCGACACGGTCCGGCTCGGCGACACCGTCCACCTCGACGTGGACGAGCTGGTCGAGGCGGCGGCCCGGGTCCGCGACGGCGCGGTCCCCCGCACCACCGGCCCGACCGGCCGGCACGACCTGCTCCCCGGCTGGTACGACGACTGGGTGCTGCTGGAGCGGGAACGGTTGCGCCAGCTGCGGCTGCACATGCTGGAGGAGCTGGCCGGCAACCATTTGGCCGCCGGCCGGCACGGCGAGGCCCTGGAGGCCGCGCTGGAGGCGATGGCGGCGGAGCCGCTGCGGGAGACCCCGCACCGCCTGGTGGTCCGCATCCACCTGGCCGAGGGCAACGCGTTCGAGGCGGTGCACGCCTTCTACGTCTACCGGGACCTGCTGCTGCGGGAGTTGCGACTGGAACCCTCGCCGGCGATGTCCGCGCTGCTCGCCGACACGCTCGCCCCGATCCGGCACGCGAGCCGACGGGAACCGCCACCGCGCCGCACCGACCGCAGTGGCCCGTCCGGCCCGCCGCCCTCGCCGCGCGGCCCGGCCGCCCCGACCGCACCGGGTTCCCGGTGAGCGGTCGACCCGCCACATCGGACGTCACCACCCGGCGACAGTCCGTGACGACGAGGTGACACCGCGTCGGTGATGCTGTCGACCACACGGTGTCCGCCGCTCCCCGGCGGAGCAGTCACCGGGCGAGAGGGGTCCCGATGAGTCGACTGTTGGTCGTCAGCCGGATCGTCCCAGGCGCGGAGGGACGGGTGGCACAGATCTTCGCCGAGTCCGACGCCACCGAGCTGTCCCGCCTGACCGGCGTACGGCACCGGTCCTTGTACAGCCTGCACGACCTGTGCGTACACCTGATGGAGACCACCGACGTCGACCCGGACGCGGCCGCCGGGGCCCGCGCACACCCGCTGTACCGCGCGGTCAACGAGCGGCTGTCCGCGCACACCTCGCCGTACCTGCCGACCTGGCACTCGCCCCGCGACGCCGTCGCCGGCTGCTTCTACAGCTGGGACGTCGCCGACGCGTCGTCGCCCGGGCGGCTGCGCTGACCCACGCCCGCCCCGGCCACCGGACCGGCGTCCCGGGCCCCTGATGGCACCAGGGTCCGGGGCGCCCCGGGCGGCCGCGCGGCACACGCTCGGTCATCCCCCCGCCACCGGCCGGCGCCACGCCGTCCCGCCCGGCACGACGGTCGCCGACCTCCCTGTCGTCCCCGACGTACGTGTGCGAAGCTGCCCCGAGTTTTCACACGTCTGTCGTGCACACATACGAGGAGGTTGGCCGTGCCGTCGAGTTTCGGGCAATGGCTGGTCGTGATCCTGGCCCTGGTGGTCGGACTGGTGGTCGGCTGGGTGGTGAGCGGTCGGCGGACCGCCACCGGCGAGGCCGCGCCCACCGTGGAGAGTGCCCCGGCGGCCGGCGCCGCCGAGGCCGTCGTCGACCAGGAGCGGCCGGAGGCCGTGGTCGACGAGGTTCCCGCTCCCGCCGCGGTGACCGAGGCGCCCACGCCGGTCGAGCAGGACGCTCCCCCGGCCGCCGCCGCCCTGGCCGCCCAGGCCACCCCGCTGCCGTCCACCGAGGCCGCGCCCGCCGAGGTCGCCGTCGCGGACGAGCCGGCCCGCACCGCGGACGCCGACCCCGAGCCCGTCGAGCCCGTCGAGCCCGTCGCCGTCGAGCCCGTCGCCGCGGAGCCGGTGACCGCCGAAGCCCTCGCGAGCGGGTCGTCGGTCGAGCCGGCCGACGCCGACGAGCCGGCCCGTACCACCGAGCCCTTCGCCGCCGGAACTGTCGCCACCGAGCCGGTCGTCACCGAGGCCCTCGCGACCGGGTCGTCGGTCGAGCCGGCCGACGCCGAGCCGGCCCGCACCGTGGACGCCGAGCCGGTCGCCGTCGCCGCCGAGTCGTCGGTCGAGCCGGCCGACGCCGAGCCGGCCCGCACCGTGGACGCCGAGCCGGTCGCCGTCGCCGCCGAGCCCGTCGCCGCCGCCGAGCCCGTCGCCGCCGCCGAGCCCGTCGCCGTCGCCGCCGAGCCCGTCGCCACCGCCGCCGAGCCGGTCGCTGCCGGCGCGGAGAGCCCGGTACCGGCGGTGGTGCCGGCGCCGCGGACCTCGGTCGAGGATGCCGTGGCCGGCGAGCCGGCCGCGGACGACTTCCGGCGGATCCAGGGCATCGGCCCGAAGATGGCCGCCGCGCTCCAGGCGGCCGGTGTCCGCACGTACCAGCAGCTCGCCGAGCTGGACGAGGGCGCGCTGCGGGAGACCATCAAGGCCGCCGGGCTGCGCGCCGCGCCGAGCCTGGCGACCTGGTCGCAGCAGGCCAAGGTGCTGGCCGGGGCCCGCGCCGAGGCCGACCGCGTGCTGCCGGCCGGCGGCGGCCGGGACGCCTGACTCCGCGTCCCGGGTCGGTGGCGCCGCCACCGACCCGGGACGGCCGGCGGTCCCCGGGGACGGCCGGCCGTCCCCGGGACCGGCGGCGCGAACCCAGGGAATGCGGCAAAACGGACACGTGCCGGGACCGGTGTCGCTACGGTCGGTGAAGGGCCGGCCGGCCCGCCGCGCCGATCCCGCCACCGCAGGAGCAGCTCGTGCCCTTCGCCACGCCGGAGCAGCCCGCCGCACGGCGACCTCCGGTGCGTGACCCCGAGTCACCCCGGCGGGTGACCCTGCTGGAGCTCTTCTTCGACCTGGTGTACGTGGTGGCGCTCGCCCTGATCTCCCGGGGCCTGGTCGTCGACCTGTCCTGGGACAAGGCCCTGCAGTCCCTGTTGATGCTGATGGCGCTCTGGTGGACCTGGGCCATCACCACCCTGGTCACCGACCTGTACGACCCCCAGCGTCCCGAGATCAAGCTGCTCATCACGGCGGTGATGTTCGGCGCGCTGCTGATGACCACGGCCATCCCCGAGGCGTTCGGCGCCCGGGGGCTGGTCTTCGCCGGCACGTACGTGGCGATCCACCTCGGACGCGGGCTGTTCCTCATGCCGACCGTACGCCACGACCCGCAGACCCAGCGCCGGGCGATCCGGATCTTCGCCTGGTTCGCCGTCTCCGCCGTGCCGTGGCTGATCGGCGCGTTCGCGCACGGGCACGCCCGGGAGGCGCTCTGGGCGCTGGCGCTGGGCATCGACTATCTCGGCTTCCGGCTCGCGTACCCGGTGCCCGGGCTGGGCGTGGTGCCGGACGCGCAGCGCACCGTCACCGCCGAGCACCTCTCCGAGCGCTACCAGCAGTTCTTCATCATCGCCCTCGGCG
This genomic window contains:
- a CDS encoding SRPBCC family protein, translating into MTLAPDRPLASEITDILVTHCGLDADAAARTPAASLEELGMDSLALLELSAVVADRWRVKIPEQAGQLSIDGVADLVARAADPPGHTENAVDIAAPLPLVWEITNDVARWTELFTEYAVAEILHREGDTVRFRLTMHPDENGVAWSWVSERTADPATRQVHARRVETGPFEYMHIHWHYAEIPGGTRMTWVQDFAMKRDAPLDNAGMTARINRNSAVQLAVIKERVERRYAEAGDE
- a CDS encoding TcmI family type II polyketide cyclase; this encodes MSRLLVVSRIVPGAEGRVAQIFAESDATELSRLTGVRHRSLYSLHDLCVHLMETTDVDPDAAAGARAHPLYRAVNERLSAHTSPYLPTWHSPRDAVAGCFYSWDVADASSPGRLR
- the accB gene encoding acetyl-CoA carboxylase biotin carboxyl carrier protein; its protein translation is MSAAHDPDAVLAGLRRQARQLVAELAGPVRRVRLRSGETVLEVEWHGPATPAPRAAAEPAAEPPREPAAERLAVRAPVVGTFYRAPEPGAAPFVAVGDVVRPGQVIGIVEAMKLMNEVAADQAGRVVEVLVEDGKPVEYDQPLIALAPLHGRGE
- a CDS encoding TcmI family type II polyketide cyclase gives rise to the protein MDRSLIVAKVLPTAEDRVAEIFAESDATDLPGLVGVRHRSLYRLHDLYVHLLETERATEGAVEEARGHPEFVRISEQLRPYISPYLPTWRSPRDAMAHCFYRYDAPGRRS
- a CDS encoding cupin domain-containing protein; the encoded protein is MSDTTTAPVAAGDVPADRRRGGELRVLLGPKTVGSTSGFMGVATLQPGERIAEHYHPYSEEFLYVCRGAITVDLDDRPVPLAAGQGLFVARDVRHRLRNTGDEPAEVVFHLGPLAPRPELGHVDTEAGPPAPRESS
- a CDS encoding acetyl-CoA carboxylase carboxyltransferase subunit alpha, with protein sequence MTTTAPRDEQLWSRCGGCSSLLYRKRLRRNLDVCPECGSHARLEAPDRVAQLTDPDSFRPLPDRAPRVDPIGFVDTLPYPHRLSAARAGTGLDEAVLCGTARIGGHPVALAVMDFRFLGGSLGCAVGELITRTAERALADELPLVLVTASGGARMQEGALSLMQMATVSQAIAGLREAGLLTVSVVTDPTYGGVAASFATNTDLVLAESGARMGFAGPRVIRQVTGGTLPEGFQTAEFLLRHGQVDMVVPRHALRGRLSALLAAARGGRRAGVPRQEPARRSPRPAGVAAPATVPGPGRDAWETVRVARHPGRPSTLDYLETAFDGFVELHGDRLGADCPAVVGGLARLDGRPVMVIGHQKGHTTAELVARNFGMASPAGHRKALRLMRLAARLGLPVVTLVDTPGADPGVGAEQQGQAAAIAENILALSVLPTPVVAVVTGEGGSGGALALAVADRVLMLEHAVYSVISPEGCAAILWPDSSAAPQAARALRLTAGDLCRLGVVDEVVPEPAPAAHADPVAAADLLRRAVTANLAGLLDVPPATLVRRRRQRFRRYGAARSTVGGPADGAESDRAPDGVAAAAQTRTEMRP
- a CDS encoding low temperature requirement protein A, which gives rise to MPFATPEQPAARRPPVRDPESPRRVTLLELFFDLVYVVALALISRGLVVDLSWDKALQSLLMLMALWWTWAITTLVTDLYDPQRPEIKLLITAVMFGALLMTTAIPEAFGARGLVFAGTYVAIHLGRGLFLMPTVRHDPQTQRRAIRIFAWFAVSAVPWLIGAFAHGHAREALWALALGIDYLGFRLAYPVPGLGVVPDAQRTVTAEHLSERYQQFFIIALGDAILVTGTMFSLSHSEAENIAAFSTAFVSTLLLWRIYVHKSGELLPHAISRARQPSKFLLTAPYTHLVMVAGVVTTAAGFDLVLHEPTGRTPPAWAAVILGGPALFLLGRCCFEYEVFSRVSLSRPGGLLALLTIAPAVLFLPPLFAAFGAMLVLAGVAVADHLRSRGRPPEEPAPPH
- a CDS encoding acetyl-CoA carboxylase biotin carboxylase subunit, with product MFEKVLIANRGEIALRVLRACRELGVRTVVVHSTADADSLPVRLADETVRIGPAASRQSYLNAAAIVEAARQTGAQAVHPGYGFLSEDADFAEICAENGLVFVGPPPQVMAALADKSTARALMSEAGLPLPPGSVRTLPTVADALEVAATVGYPVIVKAAAGGGGRGMTVVRSAAELPRAYARTRAAAQVAFGDDRVYVERYLTDARHVEVQVLCDGHGNGVHLGTRDCSVQRRHQKLVEEAPAPALRPATLDTLAETALRGALAVGFTGAGTVEFLVDEAQECHFLEINCRIQVEHPVTELVTGIDLVHEQLYVAAGTPLRLRQSDVRLHGVAVECRVNVEDPERDFAPAPGRLDRFRPPGGPFTRVDTHGHVGYLVSPHYDSLLAKVAVWAPDRDGALARLDRALAEFDVAGPGVRTTIGFARRVLRDPAFRAARHTTALVERLLAATPPAGGEPSAAGAAQPTATGTAPAGAVAAAAPTAATADAVPTEPLPTARADADPAGRSPVTAVPAAGPTAWRT
- a CDS encoding AfsR/SARP family transcriptional regulator codes for the protein MGSGAGGAPVTARSRTPTAGGATPRVSLHLLGGFRLLHDDAPVVVPRGLQRVIALIGLRPSATRSHLAGLLWPETPEERALSSLRTALWRLRQDPCCPLHTDGDTVRLGDTVHLDVDELVEAAARVRDGAVPRTTGPTGRHDLLPGWYDDWVLLERERLRQLRLHMLEELAGNHLAAGRHGEALEAALEAMAAEPLRETPHRLVVRIHLAEGNAFEAVHAFYVYRDLLLRELRLEPSPAMSALLADTLAPIRHASRREPPPRRTDRSGPSGPPPSPRGPAAPTAPGSR
- a CDS encoding helix-hairpin-helix domain-containing protein; protein product: MPSSFGQWLVVILALVVGLVVGWVVSGRRTATGEAAPTVESAPAAGAAEAVVDQERPEAVVDEVPAPAAVTEAPTPVEQDAPPAAAALAAQATPLPSTEAAPAEVAVADEPARTADADPEPVEPVEPVAVEPVAAEPVTAEALASGSSVEPADADEPARTTEPFAAGTVATEPVVTEALATGSSVEPADAEPARTVDAEPVAVAAESSVEPADAEPARTVDAEPVAVAAEPVAAAEPVAAAEPVAVAAEPVATAAEPVAAGAESPVPAVVPAPRTSVEDAVAGEPAADDFRRIQGIGPKMAAALQAAGVRTYQQLAELDEGALRETIKAAGLRAAPSLATWSQQAKVLAGARAEADRVLPAGGGRDA